A genomic segment from Tessaracoccus defluvii encodes:
- a CDS encoding LacI family DNA-binding transcriptional regulator — protein sequence MTIKELARICGVAVSTVSRAMNDRADVNPTTRARIRAAAEEHGYVPNASARHLKIGSTRTIAVFIQGELGQMLIEILQCLETDFAAAGYDTTLSHIADKQTDHAATVERIVRQGKFTGVVFLGRYGNADPESSAQLSRRLAEIDVPMVFCTTPTIRAAPPSTPRSRSTTWPAAVT from the coding sequence ATGACCATCAAGGAACTGGCGCGGATCTGCGGCGTCGCCGTCTCGACGGTGTCGCGCGCCATGAACGACCGCGCCGACGTGAACCCGACGACGCGCGCCCGGATCCGGGCCGCGGCCGAGGAACACGGCTACGTGCCGAACGCCAGCGCGCGGCACCTCAAGATCGGCTCCACACGGACCATCGCCGTCTTCATCCAGGGCGAGCTGGGCCAGATGCTGATCGAGATCCTGCAGTGCCTGGAGACGGATTTCGCCGCCGCCGGGTACGACACGACGCTGTCGCACATCGCCGACAAGCAGACGGACCACGCCGCCACGGTCGAACGAATCGTGCGGCAGGGCAAGTTCACGGGAGTCGTCTTCCTGGGCCGCTACGGCAATGCCGACCCGGAGTCGTCCGCCCAACTAAGCCGCAGGCTCGCCGAGATCGACGTGCCGATGGTGTTCTGCACCACCCCGACTATTCGGGCAGCGCCGCCGAGCACGCCTCGATCTCGGTCGACGACCTGGCCGGCGGCCGTGACCTGA
- a CDS encoding cysteine peptidase family C39 domain-containing protein — protein sequence MARPDFADPIRDGRSESVFSGLAVADGMGYHAVVRLKINADAWYNLLSLNVDSALKAGRPVILFGSLPSALADGEKGNHAVVAYGKSEDGHNIVHYGYSGKSALVLNSGTVASNTHFLLK from the coding sequence GTGGCACGTCCCGACTTCGCCGACCCGATTCGCGATGGTCGGAGCGAGTCGGTCTTCTCCGGCTTGGCTGTCGCGGATGGCATGGGGTATCACGCCGTCGTGCGCCTGAAGATCAACGCCGACGCCTGGTACAACTTGTTGAGCCTCAATGTCGACTCCGCCCTCAAGGCCGGGCGACCAGTGATCCTCTTTGGATCGCTCCCCAGCGCCTTGGCTGACGGCGAGAAGGGGAACCACGCTGTGGTGGCCTACGGGAAGTCGGAGGACGGTCACAACATCGTCCACTACGGCTACTCCGGGAAGTCGGCCCTCGTGCTCAACTCTGGCACCGTCGCGTCCAATACCCACTTCCTGCTGAAGTAG
- a CDS encoding aldo/keto reductase has protein sequence MHTRILGQGLRVSAIGLGAMGMSMSYGPNPGDRDDMIGVLRYAVEQGVTLIDTAEVYGPYVNEELVGEAIAPIRDEVAVATKFGWNIVDGAMQGTDSRPEQIRRVADASLKRLGVEAIDLFYQHRVDLSVPIEDVAGTVGELVAAGKVRHFGLSEAGATTIRRAHAVFPVTAVQSEYSLWTRDPEAEVLPTLRELGIGFVPFSPLGKGFFTGTVTAGQTFEPGEIRARVPRFEADNLAANQALLDQVTALAAARDATPGQVALAWLLAQAPSIVPIPGTRRHSRIDENVGAASILLSADDIADLDALTERFGVAGDRYNEAGMRMVGL, from the coding sequence ATGCACACACGCATCCTCGGCCAGGGCCTCCGCGTCTCCGCCATCGGCCTCGGCGCCATGGGCATGTCCATGAGCTACGGCCCCAATCCCGGCGACCGCGACGACATGATCGGCGTCCTGCGCTACGCCGTCGAGCAGGGCGTCACGCTCATCGACACGGCGGAGGTCTACGGACCCTACGTCAACGAGGAACTCGTGGGGGAGGCCATCGCGCCGATCCGCGACGAGGTCGCCGTCGCCACCAAGTTCGGCTGGAACATCGTCGACGGCGCCATGCAGGGCACCGACTCCCGGCCCGAGCAGATCCGGCGGGTCGCCGACGCCTCGCTCAAGCGGCTGGGCGTCGAGGCGATCGACCTGTTCTACCAGCACCGGGTCGACCTGTCCGTGCCGATCGAGGACGTCGCCGGCACCGTCGGCGAACTCGTGGCCGCAGGGAAGGTCCGCCACTTCGGGCTTTCGGAGGCCGGAGCCACCACCATCCGCCGCGCCCACGCCGTCTTCCCGGTGACGGCGGTACAGAGCGAGTACTCGCTGTGGACCCGCGACCCGGAGGCCGAGGTCCTGCCGACGCTGCGGGAACTGGGCATCGGGTTCGTCCCGTTCAGCCCACTCGGCAAGGGCTTCTTCACCGGGACGGTGACCGCGGGCCAGACATTCGAGCCGGGGGAGATCCGCGCCCGGGTGCCCCGCTTCGAGGCGGACAACCTCGCCGCGAACCAGGCGCTCCTCGACCAGGTCACCGCCCTCGCGGCCGCCCGGGACGCGACACCCGGCCAGGTGGCGCTCGCCTGGCTGCTGGCCCAGGCGCCGTCCATCGTTCCCATCCCCGGCACCCGCCGGCACAGCCGGATCGACGAGAACGTCGGCGCGGCCAGCATCCTGCTCTCCGCCGACGACATTGCCGACCTCGACGCCCTCACCGAGCGCTTCGGGGTCGCGGGCGACCGCTACAACGAGGCCGGCATGCGGATGGTCGGCCTCTGA
- a CDS encoding RNA polymerase sigma factor: MIDPVEATAEELIRVQREDSSRLLAALVRRFGDLALAEDVAQDAMAAALETWPRTGIPASPLAWLLTTARRRAIDIVRRDAMAARRLAELRLEEERRSPAAPVADDGIPDDRLQLLFACCHPTLRQDEQIALTLRYLGGLSTQEVAAAFLVPVTTMQARLTRAKKRITVTRIPIRVPGAAELPDRLPAVLHVIYLIYTEGYAATAADVHVRSELTAEAIRLARITANLLPGESEVDGLLALLLLTEARAPARTDGEGLPIALEDQDRTLWLRPLLEEGIALAQQAAGQGGISPAGLGPHVVQAAIAAVHAEAASFDDTDWGQVVVLYDLLRRIVPGPVVELNRAIAVGQLDGFQVGLRLLDRLGDSQEMQRYHPYHAARAVTLEGLERYPEAAAAWRAAGACTASPPEGHTSPDA, from the coding sequence ATGATCGACCCGGTTGAGGCCACGGCCGAGGAGCTGATCCGCGTCCAGCGTGAAGACAGCTCCCGGCTGTTGGCCGCGCTGGTGCGCCGGTTCGGCGATCTCGCCCTCGCGGAGGATGTGGCGCAGGACGCCATGGCCGCGGCACTCGAGACCTGGCCACGAACCGGAATCCCAGCCTCCCCGTTGGCGTGGCTGTTGACGACCGCCAGGCGGCGCGCGATCGACATCGTCCGCCGCGACGCCATGGCGGCCCGCCGACTGGCGGAACTGCGCCTGGAAGAGGAACGCCGCAGCCCTGCTGCCCCAGTGGCAGACGACGGCATCCCGGACGATCGGCTGCAGCTCCTGTTTGCCTGTTGCCATCCGACGCTGCGCCAGGACGAGCAGATCGCTCTCACGCTCCGCTATCTCGGTGGGCTCTCGACGCAGGAAGTGGCCGCGGCCTTCCTCGTGCCGGTGACGACGATGCAGGCACGGCTCACTCGCGCGAAGAAGCGGATCACGGTGACCAGGATCCCCATCAGGGTGCCCGGGGCAGCCGAGCTGCCCGACCGGCTGCCCGCGGTACTGCACGTCATCTACCTGATCTACACCGAGGGATACGCCGCCACCGCGGCTGATGTGCACGTCCGCTCGGAACTCACAGCCGAGGCCATCCGGCTGGCCAGGATCACGGCGAACCTGTTGCCCGGGGAAAGTGAGGTCGATGGATTGCTTGCCCTGCTGCTGTTGACGGAGGCGAGGGCTCCCGCCCGCACCGACGGCGAGGGACTGCCGATCGCGCTGGAGGATCAGGACCGCACGCTCTGGCTCCGGCCGCTGCTGGAGGAGGGCATCGCTCTGGCTCAGCAGGCCGCTGGTCAGGGCGGGATCAGTCCCGCTGGACTGGGGCCGCATGTCGTCCAGGCCGCGATCGCCGCTGTCCACGCCGAGGCGGCCAGCTTCGACGACACGGACTGGGGCCAGGTGGTAGTCCTCTACGACCTGCTTCGACGCATCGTCCCCGGCCCTGTGGTCGAGCTGAACCGCGCGATCGCCGTCGGACAGCTGGATGGTTTCCAGGTCGGCCTCAGGCTGCTGGACCGGTTGGGTGACTCTCAGGAGATGCAGCGCTACCATCCCTACCACGCGGCCCGCGCCGTCACCCTCGAGGGCCTGGAGCGCTACCCGGAGGCGGCTGCGGCCTGGCGGGCGGCGGGAGCCTGCACGGCCTCGCCGCCGGAAGGGCATACATCACCAGACGCCTGA
- a CDS encoding YesL family protein produces MIQGLFDRVAPLWRAAETLGAIIVVNLLLTLTALPVLTFGAGLTATYDTSRRLQGEDDRGATRIFLASLRSNLGRATALWALVAPVGAAIVASWIFLPVPELAVLKTLFTLVFVLVFPYVWTVQARFENTVLRTLRNAVVIALARLPYTLGIAVIHLGIGAIIVATWNLLPQFLAFLLLLGYPLVVFGVTPMMERALAPYVSAGQADTPGEPQD; encoded by the coding sequence GTGATCCAAGGCCTGTTCGACCGCGTCGCCCCGCTGTGGCGCGCGGCCGAGACCCTCGGCGCAATCATCGTCGTCAACCTGCTGCTGACGCTCACGGCCCTGCCCGTGCTGACCTTCGGGGCCGGCCTCACCGCCACGTACGACACGTCCCGACGGCTCCAGGGCGAAGACGACAGGGGAGCGACCCGGATCTTCCTCGCCTCGCTGCGTTCCAACCTCGGCCGGGCGACCGCGCTGTGGGCGCTGGTGGCCCCCGTCGGCGCGGCGATCGTCGCCAGCTGGATCTTCCTGCCCGTCCCGGAACTGGCCGTGCTCAAGACCCTGTTCACGCTCGTCTTCGTCCTGGTCTTTCCCTACGTGTGGACGGTGCAGGCCCGCTTCGAGAACACGGTGCTGCGCACGCTCCGCAACGCCGTGGTGATCGCGCTCGCCCGCCTTCCGTACACGCTGGGCATCGCGGTGATCCACCTGGGCATCGGCGCGATCATCGTCGCGACGTGGAATCTGCTGCCTCAGTTCCTCGCGTTCCTGCTGCTCCTCGGCTACCCGCTGGTGGTGTTCGGCGTGACGCCGATGATGGAGCGGGCCCTCGCGCCCTATGTGTCCGCTGGGCAGGCGGACACGCCCGGCGAGCCGCAGGACTGA
- a CDS encoding carbohydrate ABC transporter permease, giving the protein MNDTPRRGWLWTTIFAVIAVVYMFPIALVLINSFKDKVYIASEPFALPSTESFVGFANYFRGVELTNFLSSFVWSLVITTGATLLIVICTSMTAWWVVRMDNRYAKTLYTAFLFNLVVPFQMVMFTLSWLADYLGLNNPFGLWIIYLGFGAGLAVFIFTGFVKGIPFEIEEAATIDGCGPVRTFFLIVLPMMKPAVITVAILEVMWLWNDYLLPYLTLDLKNYMTIPIAVQYLRGGYGSIDMGAMMGVLVLAMIPVVVFYLASQKHIIAGVVAGAVKG; this is encoded by the coding sequence ATGAACGACACCCCCCGCCGCGGATGGCTGTGGACGACGATCTTCGCCGTCATCGCCGTCGTCTACATGTTCCCCATCGCCCTCGTCCTCATCAACTCGTTCAAGGACAAGGTTTACATCGCCTCGGAGCCCTTCGCGCTCCCGAGTACCGAGAGCTTCGTCGGCTTCGCGAACTACTTCCGCGGCGTCGAGCTCACCAACTTCCTGAGCTCGTTCGTCTGGTCGCTGGTCATCACGACCGGCGCCACCCTCCTGATCGTCATCTGCACATCGATGACCGCCTGGTGGGTCGTGCGGATGGACAACCGCTACGCCAAGACGCTGTACACCGCGTTCCTGTTCAACCTGGTCGTCCCGTTCCAGATGGTGATGTTCACCCTGTCGTGGCTCGCCGACTACCTCGGGCTCAACAACCCATTCGGGTTGTGGATCATCTACCTCGGCTTCGGCGCCGGCCTCGCGGTGTTCATCTTCACCGGCTTCGTCAAGGGCATCCCCTTCGAGATCGAGGAGGCCGCGACGATCGACGGCTGCGGGCCCGTCCGCACCTTCTTCCTCATCGTGCTGCCCATGATGAAGCCCGCGGTGATCACGGTCGCGATCCTCGAGGTCATGTGGCTGTGGAACGACTACCTGCTGCCGTACCTGACGCTCGATCTGAAGAACTACATGACGATCCCGATCGCCGTTCAGTACCTGCGTGGCGGATACGGCTCCATCGACATGGGTGCCATGATGGGCGTGCTCGTGCTCGCCATGATTCCCGTCGTCGTGTTCTACCTGGCCAGCCAGAAGCACATCATTGCGGGCGTCGTCGCCGGCGCCGTCAAGGGCTGA
- a CDS encoding ABC transporter substrate-binding protein has product MTKRRMATVVAAGITLTALTGALTACGESTGGEGSQSADSGKVYYLNFKPEQAEQWVDLAATYTKETGVQVDVQTAASGTYETKLKSEIAKSDAPTLFQVNGPVGLAAWGDYAADLADTAIYKHLNDQSVALKGEDGSVQAIPYVQETYGLIYNKAILNAYIALPDAAVTSIDEINNFDTLKAVVEGIQANKDALGVQGAFTSAGFDPSSDWRFKTHLANLPLYYEFKADNVTGQPAEIKGSYLDNYKAIFDLYINNSTTERTLLSSKTGEDANADFALGKAAFYQNGTWAYNDIKGQAVADEDLGMMPIYIGAEGEENQGLTTGSENYWVINNEVSEADQKATADFLDWVITSDAGRDSLANTMGFVTPFDTFADYLPSNPFIQADAAYTEAGKTAVTWNFTVMPSEEWKNGVGQSLLEYAQETGEWDAVVTAFVDGWASEYQLTNG; this is encoded by the coding sequence ATGACCAAGCGCAGGATGGCGACTGTCGTCGCGGCCGGCATCACCCTGACCGCCCTCACGGGCGCGCTGACCGCGTGTGGCGAGAGCACCGGTGGCGAGGGTAGCCAGTCAGCCGACTCCGGCAAGGTGTACTACCTCAACTTCAAGCCCGAGCAGGCCGAGCAGTGGGTCGATCTCGCTGCCACCTACACCAAGGAGACGGGCGTCCAGGTCGACGTCCAGACCGCGGCGTCGGGCACCTACGAGACCAAGCTGAAGTCGGAGATCGCCAAGAGCGATGCGCCGACCCTCTTCCAGGTCAACGGCCCGGTCGGGCTCGCCGCGTGGGGTGACTACGCTGCGGACCTCGCCGACACGGCGATCTACAAGCACCTGAACGACCAGTCGGTCGCGCTCAAGGGCGAAGACGGCTCCGTGCAGGCGATCCCGTACGTCCAGGAGACCTACGGCCTCATCTACAACAAGGCGATCCTCAACGCGTACATCGCGCTGCCCGACGCCGCCGTGACCTCCATCGACGAGATCAACAACTTCGACACCCTGAAGGCCGTCGTCGAGGGCATCCAGGCCAACAAGGACGCCCTGGGCGTCCAGGGCGCGTTCACCTCGGCCGGCTTCGACCCGTCGTCCGACTGGCGCTTCAAGACGCACCTGGCGAACCTGCCGCTCTACTACGAGTTCAAGGCCGACAACGTGACCGGCCAGCCGGCCGAGATCAAGGGCTCGTACCTCGACAACTACAAGGCGATCTTCGACCTGTACATCAACAACTCGACCACCGAGCGCACGCTCCTGTCGAGCAAGACCGGTGAGGACGCCAACGCCGACTTCGCGCTCGGCAAGGCCGCCTTCTACCAGAACGGCACCTGGGCCTACAACGACATCAAGGGCCAGGCCGTCGCCGACGAGGACCTCGGCATGATGCCGATCTACATCGGCGCCGAGGGCGAGGAGAACCAGGGTCTGACCACTGGTTCCGAGAACTACTGGGTGATCAACAACGAGGTCTCCGAGGCTGACCAGAAGGCCACCGCCGACTTCCTCGACTGGGTCATCACGTCCGACGCGGGCCGCGATTCCCTGGCCAACACCATGGGCTTCGTGACGCCGTTCGACACGTTCGCCGACTACCTGCCGTCGAACCCGTTCATCCAGGCTGATGCCGCCTATACTGAGGCCGGCAAGACCGCCGTCACCTGGAACTTCACCGTCATGCCCTCCGAGGAGTGGAAGAACGGTGTCGGCCAGTCCCTGCTCGAGTACGCGCAGGAGACCGGTGAGTGGGACGCAGTCGTGACCGCGTTCGTCGACGGCTGGGCTTCCGAGTACCAGCTCACCAACGGCTAA
- a CDS encoding carbohydrate ABC transporter permease produces the protein MKKSLRNWGWLFTGPTLAAFMIGFVVPFALGVYLSFTEFRTVTKSTWVGLDNYAKLLGDDIFLHSLWYTAAFAIVTTIIINVGAFTLAFFLVKTFRGRNLFRSVFFMPNLIGGIVLGYIWLLLLNGILGYWARSITYDSTYGFWGMVVLLCWQQIGYMMIIYIAGLQAIPGELYEAAEMDGASGSKILGHVTLPLVMPSITVVTFLTITNGFKMFDQNLALTNGAPSRMSEMLALNIFNTFYGRTGFEGVGQAKAVIFLIIVAVIALAQNRFARSKEAVA, from the coding sequence ATGAAGAAGTCGCTACGGAACTGGGGATGGCTGTTCACCGGCCCGACCCTGGCCGCATTCATGATCGGGTTCGTTGTCCCGTTCGCACTGGGGGTCTACCTCTCTTTCACCGAGTTCCGCACCGTGACCAAGTCGACGTGGGTGGGACTCGACAACTACGCCAAGCTGCTGGGAGACGACATCTTCCTGCATTCGCTCTGGTACACGGCCGCGTTCGCGATCGTGACGACGATCATCATCAACGTGGGCGCCTTCACCCTGGCGTTCTTCCTGGTGAAGACGTTCCGGGGCCGCAACCTCTTCCGCTCCGTCTTCTTCATGCCGAACCTCATCGGCGGCATCGTGCTCGGCTACATCTGGCTGCTGCTGCTCAACGGCATCCTCGGCTACTGGGCCCGCTCCATCACCTACGACTCCACCTACGGTTTCTGGGGCATGGTCGTCCTGCTCTGCTGGCAGCAGATCGGCTACATGATGATCATCTACATCGCCGGTCTGCAGGCGATCCCCGGCGAGCTGTACGAGGCCGCTGAGATGGACGGCGCCTCCGGCAGCAAGATCCTGGGCCACGTCACCCTGCCCCTGGTCATGCCGTCGATCACGGTCGTCACCTTCCTCACTATCACCAACGGCTTCAAGATGTTCGACCAGAACCTGGCGCTCACGAACGGCGCGCCGTCGCGCATGTCCGAGATGCTAGCGCTCAACATCTTCAACACCTTCTACGGCCGCACCGGCTTCGAGGGCGTCGGCCAGGCCAAGGCCGTCATCTTCCTCATCATCGTCGCGGTCATCGCCCTGGCCCAGAACCGCTTCGCCCGCTCGAAGGAGGCCGTGGCATGA
- a CDS encoding family 65 glycosyl hydrolase domain-containing protein has protein sequence MHERIVEVEPWAVTATRLDGSAIRLLESLTSTANGHFGMRGNFEEGYGGDTHPGTYVAGVWFPDRTRVGWWKNGYPEYFGKVINATNVIAIDLAVDGEKVDLHTGSFNDFRMRLDLRNGLLTRTFDYAVGTARVRVSFERFLSIATPELCLQRVRVTALTDGVAVTATPRLDGDVHNLDSNYNERFWQETARATGAVDLLSLRTVENPFGTPRFTVTTGMRATATGLEAAEVIDQPWQVGRSFAGTLAAGTTAEISKTTALVTTRDIDFPAHAEAVASLLEAADGASFDDHLAAHSARWEERWRRCEVRIDGDAEAQQGIAFNLFHLLSTYYGEDTRLNIGPKGFTGEKYGGATYWDTEAYLVPLYLAVAAPEVAEGLLTYRHRQLPEAQHNARQQGLAGALYPMVTFTGVECHNEWEITFEEIHRNGAIAFAIFNHARYTGDRRYLEGPGLEVLVEISRFWADRVHFSERRGQWMLHGVTGPNEYENNVNNNWYTNYIAAWVLRFTSETLAAVGAGRAEELTVTPDEQARWDEIASGMYLPHDDELGINVQHDTFLDKDLRPVAELPAEQRPLNQKWSWDRILRSPYIKQADVLQGMYLFEEDFTPEELRRNFDFYEPLTVHESSLSPSIHSVIAARIGQPDKAVDLYRRTARLDLDNYNNDTEDGLHITSMSGSWLAIVQGFAGMRVDDQGLSLRPFCPDGWDGYSFTVGIRGSVVGVRVTRGGTELSLIDGVPLTVRVDGEPVEVGPLEASVC, from the coding sequence ATGCATGAGCGCATCGTCGAGGTCGAGCCCTGGGCCGTCACCGCCACCCGGTTGGACGGGTCCGCCATCCGGCTCCTCGAGTCGCTGACGTCCACCGCCAACGGCCACTTCGGCATGCGGGGCAACTTCGAGGAAGGCTACGGCGGAGACACGCACCCCGGCACGTACGTGGCCGGCGTCTGGTTCCCCGACCGCACCCGCGTCGGCTGGTGGAAGAACGGCTACCCCGAGTACTTCGGCAAGGTGATCAACGCCACCAACGTGATCGCGATCGACCTGGCGGTCGACGGCGAGAAGGTCGACCTGCACACTGGCTCCTTCAACGACTTCCGCATGCGGCTCGATCTGCGCAACGGCCTGCTGACACGGACGTTCGACTACGCCGTCGGCACAGCCCGGGTCAGGGTCTCGTTCGAGCGCTTCCTGTCGATCGCCACGCCCGAGCTCTGCCTGCAGCGCGTGCGGGTGACCGCGCTCACCGACGGCGTCGCCGTCACGGCCACCCCGCGCCTGGACGGCGACGTCCACAACCTCGACTCCAACTACAACGAGCGGTTCTGGCAGGAGACTGCGCGCGCCACAGGAGCGGTGGACCTGCTGTCGCTGCGCACCGTCGAGAACCCGTTCGGCACGCCCCGCTTCACGGTGACCACCGGCATGCGGGCCACTGCGACGGGCCTCGAAGCGGCTGAGGTGATCGACCAGCCCTGGCAGGTCGGGCGGAGCTTCGCCGGAACCCTCGCGGCCGGAACCACGGCCGAAATCAGCAAGACCACGGCGCTGGTGACCACCCGGGACATCGACTTCCCCGCGCACGCCGAGGCCGTCGCGTCGCTCCTGGAGGCGGCCGACGGCGCGTCGTTCGACGACCACCTCGCCGCCCACAGCGCACGCTGGGAGGAGCGGTGGCGCCGCTGCGAGGTGCGGATCGACGGCGACGCCGAAGCCCAGCAGGGCATCGCGTTCAACCTGTTCCACCTCCTGTCGACCTACTACGGCGAGGACACCCGGCTGAACATCGGGCCCAAGGGGTTCACCGGCGAGAAGTACGGCGGCGCCACCTACTGGGACACCGAGGCCTACCTCGTTCCGCTGTATCTGGCGGTCGCCGCGCCCGAGGTGGCCGAGGGGCTGCTGACGTACCGGCACCGTCAGCTCCCCGAGGCGCAGCACAACGCGCGGCAGCAGGGGCTCGCAGGAGCCCTGTACCCGATGGTCACGTTCACGGGCGTCGAATGCCACAACGAGTGGGAGATCACCTTCGAGGAGATTCACCGCAACGGCGCCATCGCCTTCGCGATCTTCAACCACGCCCGGTACACGGGCGACCGGCGCTATCTGGAGGGCCCCGGCCTCGAGGTGCTGGTGGAGATCAGCCGCTTCTGGGCCGACCGCGTGCACTTCTCGGAGCGCCGCGGCCAGTGGATGCTGCACGGCGTCACCGGCCCGAACGAGTACGAGAACAACGTCAACAACAACTGGTACACGAACTACATCGCGGCCTGGGTCCTGCGGTTCACCAGCGAAACGCTGGCCGCCGTCGGTGCCGGGCGCGCCGAGGAACTGACCGTCACGCCCGACGAGCAGGCACGGTGGGACGAGATCGCCTCGGGCATGTATCTCCCCCACGACGACGAACTCGGGATCAACGTCCAGCACGACACGTTCCTCGACAAGGACCTCCGGCCCGTCGCGGAGCTGCCGGCCGAGCAGCGTCCGCTGAACCAGAAGTGGTCGTGGGACAGGATCCTGCGCTCCCCCTACATCAAGCAGGCCGACGTGCTGCAGGGCATGTACCTGTTCGAGGAGGACTTCACTCCCGAGGAACTGCGCCGCAACTTCGACTTCTACGAGCCGCTGACGGTGCACGAGTCGTCGCTGTCGCCGTCGATCCACTCGGTCATCGCGGCGAGGATCGGCCAGCCGGACAAGGCGGTGGATCTCTACCGACGCACCGCCCGCCTCGACCTGGACAACTACAACAACGACACCGAGGACGGCCTGCACATCACCTCGATGAGCGGCTCGTGGCTTGCGATCGTGCAGGGGTTCGCCGGCATGCGTGTCGATGACCAGGGTCTGTCGCTGCGGCCCTTCTGCCCCGACGGTTGGGACGGCTACTCCTTCACCGTCGGGATCCGCGGGAGTGTCGTCGGCGTGCGTGTCACCCGTGGGGGGACCGAGCTGTCGCTGATCGACGGCGTGCCGCTGACGGTGCGCGTTGACGGTGAGCCGGTCGAGGTCGGGCCGCTCGAGGCGTCCGTCTGCTGA
- a CDS encoding YciI family protein, producing MKYVLLLMGDLEKARCGDESLPTVEEFMAYDAQLQEAGVLAGGFALHEPELGVSVAIPKGSTEPVVTTGPFAESREYVGGTFILDVADIDEAIRWAKLCPGAKDSRVEIRALADY from the coding sequence ATGAAGTACGTACTGCTGCTCATGGGAGACCTCGAGAAGGCGCGCTGCGGGGACGAGTCCCTGCCCACCGTCGAGGAGTTCATGGCCTACGACGCGCAGCTGCAGGAGGCCGGCGTGCTGGCCGGCGGGTTCGCGCTCCACGAGCCGGAGCTGGGGGTCTCCGTCGCCATCCCGAAGGGCTCCACCGAACCGGTCGTGACCACGGGGCCGTTCGCGGAGAGCCGGGAATACGTGGGCGGCACGTTCATCCTTGACGTCGCCGACATCGACGAGGCCATCCGCTGGGCCAAGCTCTGCCCCGGCGCGAAGGACAGCCGCGTGGAGATCCGGGCGCTCGCCGATTACTGA
- a CDS encoding SDR family NAD(P)-dependent oxidoreductase has protein sequence MPSTSPIAGATVLVTGAARGMGELYARRAASEGAAAIALWDVDVEAAREVAEQLGREGCAVRTYGVDISRQENIAAAVAGMREDIGAPDVLINNAGIIRGVPFWEHDPVGDIDLTMRINALAPMWLTREVLPEMMADRSRPKRILNIASAAGTVANPNMSVYASSKWALIGWSESLRLELTRSGHGHIAVTTFCPSYVSTGMFAGARGPLLTPIMTPDRAVEAAWSGMKAGRPIVAKPWTVKLGMAVRGVLPTPAWDWVADKVFHVYSSMDHFTGRGQR, from the coding sequence ATGCCGAGCACTTCGCCCATCGCGGGAGCCACCGTCCTGGTCACCGGCGCGGCGCGGGGGATGGGGGAGCTCTACGCCCGCCGGGCCGCCAGTGAGGGTGCCGCCGCGATCGCCCTCTGGGACGTCGACGTCGAGGCTGCGCGCGAGGTGGCGGAGCAACTCGGGCGCGAGGGGTGTGCAGTGCGCACCTACGGCGTCGACATTTCCCGGCAGGAGAACATCGCGGCCGCTGTGGCCGGTATGCGCGAGGACATCGGGGCGCCGGACGTCCTGATCAACAACGCGGGAATCATCCGGGGCGTCCCGTTCTGGGAGCACGACCCTGTCGGCGACATCGATCTGACCATGCGCATCAACGCCCTGGCCCCGATGTGGCTGACCAGGGAGGTGCTTCCGGAGATGATGGCCGACCGGTCCCGCCCCAAGCGGATCCTCAACATCGCGTCGGCCGCCGGCACCGTCGCCAACCCGAACATGAGCGTCTACGCCTCATCCAAGTGGGCCCTGATCGGGTGGAGCGAGTCGCTGCGCCTCGAACTGACGCGCTCGGGACACGGCCACATCGCCGTGACGACCTTCTGCCCGAGCTACGTCTCGACCGGCATGTTCGCCGGCGCCCGGGGCCCGCTGCTCACGCCGATCATGACCCCGGACCGGGCTGTGGAGGCGGCCTGGTCGGGGATGAAGGCCGGCCGGCCGATCGTTGCGAAGCCGTGGACGGTGAAGCTCGGCATGGCGGTGCGTGGGGTGCTGCCCACCCCTGCCTGGGACTGGGTCGCGGACAAGGTCTTCCACGTCTACTCGTCGATGGACCACTTCACCGGCCGGGGGCAGCGCTGA